Proteins from a genomic interval of Medicago truncatula cultivar Jemalong A17 chromosome 3, MtrunA17r5.0-ANR, whole genome shotgun sequence:
- the LOC11419001 gene encoding CASP-like protein 2A2 gives MMEKGNATVVSATRSPMQVMMAPAAAAAATGEELEGNTTSFLRTAETFLRLLPIGLCVAALVLMLKNSEENDYGSVSYNDLGAFRYLVHANGICAGYSLLSAVVVAAPRPTLLRAWTFFFLDQVLTYIILSAGASSMEVVYLAENGDSATVWNSACGSFGQFCHKVTASVAITFVALFCYVILSLISSFKLFSNYDVPASCPNTTGNDHNIAPAFNG, from the exons ATGATGGAGAAAGGAAATGCTACTGTAGTTTCAGCTACAAGGTCTCCAATGCAGGTTATGATGGCacctgctgctgctgctgctgcaaCTGGTGAGGAGTTGGAAGGAAACACAACTTCCTTCTTACGCACTGCTGAGACATTCCTGCGTCTTCTTCCAATTGGTCTTTGTGTAGCAGCACTTGTTCTTATGCTTAAGAATTCCGAAGAAAATGATTATGGCTCTGTTTCCTACAATGACCTTGGAGCTTTCAG GTATTTGGTGCATGCAAATGGCATTTGCGCAGGTTACTCCCTACTTTCTGCTGTCGTTGTTGCTGCCCCCCGCCCCACTCTGCTTCGTGCTTGGACTTTCTTTTTCCTTGACCAG GTACTAACATACATAATTTTGAGCGCTGGAGCTTCATCCATGGAGGTGGTGTACCTAGCTGAGAATGGAGACAGTGCAACAGTATGGAACTCAGCTTGTGGctcttttggtcaattttgtcACAAGGTCACAGCTTCAGTAGCTATCACATTTGTAGCACTTTTTTGCTATGTGATTCTTTCCCTCATTTCCTCTTTCAAGCTATTCAGCAATTATGATGTCCCAGCAAGTTGCCCTAATACTACAGGCAATGATCACAACATTGCTCCTGCTTTCAATGGCTAG